A window from Oncorhynchus mykiss isolate Arlee chromosome 9, USDA_OmykA_1.1, whole genome shotgun sequence encodes these proteins:
- the LOC110531518 gene encoding astrocytic phosphoprotein PEA-15 → MSEYSSLLSDLSENITNEDLDQLKSACKEDITEDQSNTITSSKEWFNYLEENQKLAQDNLSYIEHIFEISRRPDLLTRVIEYRTTVLKISEDDEIDTKLTRIPSAKKYKDIIRQPSEDEIIKLAPPPKKV, encoded by the exons ATGTCGGAGTACAGCTCTTTGCTCAGCGACCTGTCTGAAAACATCACCAATGAGGACTTGGACCAGCTGAAGTCTGCCTGCAAGGAGGACATCACAGAGGACCAGAGCAACACCATCACCTCCTCCAAGGAGTGGTTCAACTACCTGGAGGAGAACCAAAAGCTGGCACAGG ATAACCTGTCGTACATTGAGCACATCTTTGAGATCTCACGGCGACCAGACCTGCTGACCCGTGTCATCGAGTACCGCACCACGGTTCTCAAGATCTCTGAGGACGATGAGATCGACACCAAGCTCACACGCATCCCCTCCGCCAAGAAATACAAAG ATATCATTCGCCAACCCTCTGAAGATGAGATCATCAAGCTGGCTCCTCCACCTAAAAAAGTGTGA